The following proteins come from a genomic window of Corynebacterium crudilactis:
- the thrC gene encoding threonine synthase — protein sequence MDYISTRDASRTPARFSDILLGGLAPDGGLYLPANYPQIDDAQLSKWREVLDNEGYAALAAEVISLFVDDIPVADIKAITARAYTHPKFNSEDIVPVTELEDNIYLGHLSEGPTAAFKDMAMQLLGELFEYELRRRNETINILGATSGDTGSSAEYAMRGREGIRVFMLTPAGRMTPFQQAQMFGLDDPNIFNIALDGVFDDCQDVVKAVSADAEFKRDNRIGAVNSINWARLMAQVVYYVSSWIRTTTSNDQKVSFSVPTGNFGDICAGHVARQMGLPIDRLIVATNENDVLDEFFRTGDYKVRSSADTHETSSPSMDISRASNFERFVFDLLGRDATRVNDLFGTQVRQGGFSLSDDANFGKAAQEYGFASGSSTHADRVATIADVHARLDVLIDPHTADGVHVARQWRDEIDTPIIVLETALPVKFADTIVEAIGKEPETPERFAAIMDAPFNVSDLPNDTDAVKQFIVDSIANTPVK from the coding sequence GTGGACTATATTTCGACGCGTGATGCCAGCCGTACACCTGCCCGCTTCAGTGATATTTTGCTGGGTGGTCTCGCACCGGACGGAGGCCTATACCTGCCTGCTAACTACCCTCAAATCGATGACGCCCAGCTCAGCAAGTGGCGCGAAGTATTAGACAACGAGGGCTATGCCGCTTTGGCAGCAGAGGTTATCTCTCTGTTTGTTGATGACATTCCAGTAGCAGACATCAAGGCCATTACTGCACGTGCCTACACGCACCCCAAGTTCAACAGCGAGGACATCGTCCCAGTCACCGAACTTGAGGACAATATTTACTTAGGCCACCTTTCTGAAGGCCCTACTGCAGCCTTTAAAGATATGGCCATGCAGCTTCTCGGCGAGCTCTTTGAATACGAGCTCCGTCGCCGCAACGAAACCATCAATATTCTTGGCGCCACCTCAGGCGATACCGGATCCTCAGCCGAATACGCGATGCGTGGACGCGAAGGCATCCGAGTATTCATGCTCACCCCAGCAGGACGCATGACCCCATTCCAGCAAGCGCAGATGTTTGGCCTGGATGATCCAAATATCTTCAACATTGCGCTCGATGGCGTATTTGATGACTGCCAAGATGTCGTCAAGGCAGTCTCTGCTGATGCTGAATTTAAGAGAGACAACCGCATCGGTGCCGTGAACTCCATTAACTGGGCACGTCTGATGGCACAGGTTGTGTACTACGTATCCTCCTGGATCCGCACCACAACCAGCAATGATCAAAAGGTGAGCTTCTCTGTTCCAACAGGAAACTTCGGTGATATCTGTGCAGGCCACGTTGCCCGCCAGATGGGTTTGCCTATTGATCGCCTCATCGTAGCCACCAACGAAAACGATGTGTTGGATGAGTTCTTCCGTACTGGCGATTACAAGGTACGTAGCTCTGCGGACACCCACGAGACCTCATCACCTTCAATGGATATTTCTCGCGCATCTAACTTCGAACGATTCGTCTTCGATCTGCTTGGCCGCGACGCTACCCGAGTGAATGATCTCTTTGGCACCCAGGTGCGTCAGGGTGGTTTCTCCTTGTCCGATGATGCCAACTTTGGCAAAGCTGCACAGGAATACGGTTTTGCATCCGGTAGCTCTACCCACGCAGATCGCGTAGCAACCATCGCTGATGTTCATGCGCGCCTAGATGTATTGATTGATCCACACACTGCCGATGGCGTACATGTGGCACGTCAATGGCGCGATGAGATCGACACCCCGATCATCGTGCTGGAAACTGCACTCCCAGTGAAGTTTGCTGACACCATCGTGGAAGCAATCGGTAAAGAACCAGAAACCCCTGAGCGTTTCGCAGCAATTATGGATGCACCATTTAATGTGTCTGATCTGCCAAACGATACCGATGCAGTGAAGCAATTCATCGTGGATTCAATTGCGAACACTCCGGTGAAGTAA
- a CDS encoding NUDIX hydrolase — protein sequence MAIPEFIVKLREHVGAEPLWLPAVTAVIIRDVPAGAPFHVVPDVLLVKRADTGEWTPPTGICDPDEQPHVTAAREVREETGLDVRVEALLGVGAVGPVTYGNGDVASYMDTSMRCVVSGSSDEPIVGDEENTDVAWFPISNMPVTNQRFRMVIADAVAQLKHPQGFRPRMGYEKRTAQ from the coding sequence ATGGCGATTCCAGAATTCATTGTTAAACTGCGTGAGCATGTTGGTGCAGAGCCGTTGTGGCTCCCGGCCGTTACTGCCGTTATCATCCGCGATGTGCCAGCTGGAGCCCCTTTCCATGTGGTTCCGGACGTGCTGTTGGTAAAGCGTGCGGATACTGGCGAGTGGACCCCTCCTACTGGAATTTGCGATCCAGATGAGCAGCCACATGTTACTGCAGCGCGTGAAGTCCGTGAGGAAACAGGGCTTGATGTCCGTGTGGAGGCGTTGCTGGGCGTGGGTGCTGTTGGGCCTGTGACCTACGGTAACGGTGATGTTGCAAGTTATATGGATACGTCCATGCGCTGTGTTGTTTCTGGAAGCAGCGATGAGCCGATTGTTGGCGATGAAGAAAACACGGACGTAGCGTGGTTCCCGATTTCTAATATGCCTGTGACTAATCAGCGTTTCCGCATGGTTATTGCGGATGCCGTGGCTCAGTTGAAGCACCCTCAGGGCTTTAGGCCACGCATGGGTTATGAGAAGCGAACTGCTCAATGA
- a CDS encoding MFS transporter, with protein MKNNDQRPSPQPRPHPREQITKRALLVWAAACLVYMAAITSRTSFGVAGVEAIDRFQVDATRIAVFTSVQVGVYAFAQIPMGVLIDKFGPRKLLAIGALVMGIGQLILGFTDTYAIAILARVFIGAGDASIFLSVMRILPFWFPLKHTPIFTQLTTCLGQLGQFLSAVPFMMLLGAQGWTVAFVSLGSVVALIAIAALVAVRDTPDQIAQNIQENPDKPRLQESLKRIIRNPLPWQGFFIHYVLMVWQTVFAMMWGVPLMTLGMGLSPTTAGLVLSINTLCMVICAPIIGIISARLGYRRDVVAVGLSFFQAAAWLVFLSSDAPRGLLAILIVNIVMGMTTAASGYGFDTIRERLDRSILATGTGLANMGGFLSSMVAAQVMGFLLDHSAHGSTYTWEDFRFGFIAVIATWAVGVAGFVVARLKGGPGRRMLAHIRHTKES; from the coding sequence GTGAAGAACAATGATCAACGGCCTTCGCCTCAACCAAGACCGCACCCCCGTGAACAAATAACCAAACGAGCCCTTTTAGTCTGGGCTGCAGCGTGTCTAGTGTATATGGCAGCCATAACCAGCCGTACCAGCTTTGGTGTCGCTGGTGTGGAAGCCATTGATCGTTTTCAGGTAGACGCCACTCGCATTGCAGTGTTTACCTCGGTCCAGGTTGGCGTCTACGCTTTTGCCCAAATTCCGATGGGCGTGTTGATCGATAAATTTGGCCCTCGTAAATTGCTTGCTATTGGCGCGCTCGTGATGGGCATCGGGCAGCTCATTTTAGGTTTTACCGATACTTACGCCATCGCGATTCTTGCCCGCGTTTTTATTGGCGCTGGCGATGCCTCCATTTTCCTTTCTGTGATGCGCATTCTGCCGTTTTGGTTCCCACTCAAGCACACACCAATATTTACTCAATTAACTACGTGTTTAGGCCAACTCGGGCAGTTCTTGTCTGCAGTTCCATTCATGATGCTTTTAGGCGCACAGGGCTGGACTGTTGCGTTCGTCAGCCTTGGCTCCGTGGTGGCTCTAATCGCGATCGCAGCTTTGGTTGCGGTGCGCGATACTCCCGATCAGATAGCACAGAACATTCAAGAGAACCCGGATAAACCTCGTTTGCAGGAAAGCTTAAAGCGCATTATTCGGAATCCGCTTCCTTGGCAAGGCTTTTTTATTCACTATGTGCTGATGGTATGGCAAACGGTCTTCGCCATGATGTGGGGTGTCCCACTCATGACTCTTGGGATGGGATTATCTCCCACCACTGCTGGTCTGGTACTGAGCATTAATACTTTATGCATGGTCATCTGCGCACCAATCATTGGCATTATTTCCGCGCGCCTTGGTTATCGCCGTGACGTGGTTGCGGTGGGCTTATCCTTTTTCCAAGCAGCAGCGTGGCTGGTTTTCCTCTCCTCCGATGCACCACGCGGATTACTGGCCATTCTTATCGTCAACATCGTCATGGGTATGACCACAGCTGCTTCGGGTTATGGCTTTGACACCATCCGCGAACGGCTTGATCGCTCCATTTTGGCTACGGGTACGGGATTGGCCAACATGGGTGGTTTCTTATCTTCGATGGTTGCTGCGCAGGTCATGGGATTCTTACTTGACCACAGCGCGCATGGTAGCACCTATACTTGGGAGGACTTCCGCTTCGGTTTCATCGCGGTAATTGCCACGTGGGCCGTCGGAGTGGCGGGATTTGTTGTAGCCCGTCTCAAAGGTGGACCGGGGCGCAGAATGCTAGCCCACATTAGGCACACCAAGGAATCTTAA
- a CDS encoding MFS transporter — protein MGVEKVSGKAVVVWLAAMCVYIVAIAGRTSFGVAGVHAIDHFGIDASRLAVFTSVQVGVYALAQIPMGMLVDRFGARKLLLTGALIMAAGQLILAFTDSYSIAIFARVLIGVGDSSAFLSVMRILPMWFPLAWTPVLQQLTGAFGFVGQFFSAVPFLYMLNASGWTLSFASLGAAGIIVAVAAALLVRDVPADGEPVRRGEASISIAFRLKSVLTSLYCWQGVFNHWVSMGPVMVFLLLWGTPMLTLGLEMNNAEVGTVLTIFGIATVITSPLTGIVSARLGVRRSIIGFIAPMVQAALWLILFAFADQIARPLVFVSAVLFAISFSSPVANFGFDTIREKLDRRIMVAGTGMANMGAYICAMLATQLIGFLLDWNAQGHAYTWSDFQVAWLGLAVVWLAGMIGLAICFKLQRSRA, from the coding sequence GTGGGCGTTGAAAAAGTATCGGGCAAAGCAGTAGTTGTCTGGCTTGCGGCAATGTGCGTGTACATCGTTGCGATTGCTGGTCGTACTTCTTTTGGCGTAGCAGGAGTCCACGCTATTGATCATTTTGGCATCGATGCCTCCCGCTTAGCAGTGTTCACCTCGGTTCAAGTCGGTGTCTATGCCCTTGCGCAGATTCCCATGGGCATGCTGGTGGATAGGTTTGGTGCCCGAAAACTGCTGCTGACCGGTGCTTTAATCATGGCTGCTGGCCAACTCATTTTGGCCTTTACCGATTCCTATTCCATCGCAATTTTTGCTCGTGTCTTGATCGGCGTCGGCGATTCTTCAGCATTTTTATCAGTCATGCGCATCCTGCCCATGTGGTTTCCTTTGGCGTGGACTCCCGTGTTGCAACAACTCACGGGTGCTTTTGGTTTTGTGGGTCAGTTTTTCTCCGCCGTGCCGTTTCTTTATATGCTTAATGCTTCCGGCTGGACGCTTTCTTTCGCTTCGCTAGGCGCTGCCGGCATCATCGTGGCGGTGGCCGCTGCGCTTTTGGTGCGCGATGTACCTGCGGACGGCGAGCCAGTGAGGCGTGGGGAGGCGTCGATAAGCATCGCTTTTCGCTTGAAATCTGTCTTGACCAGTCTTTATTGCTGGCAAGGCGTGTTCAATCACTGGGTGAGCATGGGGCCAGTCATGGTCTTTTTATTGCTGTGGGGTACGCCGATGCTGACGCTCGGGCTTGAGATGAACAACGCAGAAGTAGGTACCGTTCTGACTATTTTTGGCATCGCAACTGTCATAACCAGTCCACTCACTGGAATTGTGTCCGCGCGTTTGGGCGTGCGCCGCAGCATCATTGGCTTTATTGCTCCAATGGTTCAGGCAGCGCTCTGGCTTATTCTCTTCGCTTTCGCAGACCAGATTGCGCGCCCTTTGGTGTTTGTCAGCGCGGTCTTGTTCGCGATTTCTTTTAGTTCCCCGGTGGCGAACTTCGGTTTTGATACCATCCGTGAAAAGCTCGACCGCCGAATCATGGTCGCAGGCACCGGCATGGCTAATATGGGCGCTTATATTTGCGCAATGCTGGCCACGCAGCTCATCGGCTTTTTGCTGGACTGGAATGCCCAAGGCCACGCCTATACCTGGTCAGATTTTCAGGTGGCGTGGCTGGGGCTGGCGGTCGTGTGGCTGGCAGGAATGATCGGGCTTGCGATCTGTTTTAAACTTCAGCGCAGTCGCGCCTAA
- a CDS encoding TIGR03571 family LLM class oxidoreductase, with the protein MAFNKAFDMLRSPADSPKITLGLMTPAGPELSHGTMVPPENSIDLARQAEQLGFSGIWVRDVPLAIPQGLTVTDKQATYLDDPFLMLGAMAGATSTIALGTAATVLPLRHPLHVAKSALTLDRLSQGRFVLGIGSGDRPEEFEIFGKNLDDRRTDIQAGWATLRAALSPDPTERATLKYTPTTPPESQIPMIAVGSARQTVQWIARNADGWATYYRPAEAQVGRLDLWDKARGDTRPLLISSMGLQLTEGDAHKEIALGVKIGSQELVEHLHRMSKMGVDHVIFNIQGRPADEVLSQISEEVLPHL; encoded by the coding sequence ATGGCCTTTAACAAAGCTTTTGATATGCTCCGCTCCCCTGCCGATTCTCCGAAAATTACTTTAGGTCTTATGACACCAGCAGGACCAGAATTAAGCCACGGCACAATGGTTCCGCCGGAAAATAGCATCGATCTAGCCAGGCAAGCTGAACAATTAGGTTTCAGTGGCATCTGGGTGCGTGATGTTCCACTGGCCATACCGCAAGGTCTCACAGTCACAGATAAGCAAGCAACATATTTGGATGATCCTTTTCTCATGCTCGGCGCAATGGCAGGAGCAACCTCCACAATTGCTCTCGGCACGGCTGCAACCGTCTTGCCACTGCGCCATCCCCTGCATGTGGCTAAATCAGCGTTAACACTCGATCGACTCAGCCAGGGACGCTTCGTGCTGGGCATTGGTTCAGGTGATCGGCCCGAAGAGTTTGAGATCTTTGGTAAAAATCTGGACGATCGACGCACAGACATTCAAGCAGGATGGGCCACTCTGCGCGCCGCTCTCTCCCCTGATCCAACCGAGCGTGCCACCTTAAAATACACGCCCACCACACCACCTGAGTCCCAGATTCCAATGATTGCAGTGGGTTCTGCTCGCCAAACCGTGCAGTGGATCGCCCGCAATGCTGATGGTTGGGCCACCTATTATCGTCCAGCGGAAGCTCAAGTCGGCCGACTCGACCTCTGGGATAAGGCACGCGGGGACACCCGGCCATTGCTGATTTCTTCCATGGGTCTGCAACTAACGGAAGGTGACGCACACAAGGAAATCGCTTTGGGCGTCAAAATTGGCAGCCAAGAGCTGGTTGAGCACTTACACCGCATGTCCAAGATGGGCGTCGACCACGTCATTTTCAATATCCAAGGCCGCCCCGCAGACGAAGTGCTCAGCCAAATCTCCGAAGAAGTCCTCCCGCACCTTTAA
- a CDS encoding cupin domain-containing protein: MSIEFPIGNPAPSQWFSGEVHLAKLDDNVQVETVNVSFEAGGRTNWHTHPIGQNIIVLSGLGIYEAEGEPARLLEPGDVVFAAAGVRHWHGAVVDEPMTHVVVNLKGIDGETVDWAEPVADTHFRSVSTALQE, translated from the coding sequence ATGAGCATCGAATTTCCTATAGGAAACCCTGCGCCATCCCAGTGGTTTAGCGGTGAAGTGCACCTGGCCAAATTGGATGACAACGTTCAAGTTGAAACGGTCAATGTGTCTTTTGAGGCTGGTGGACGTACTAATTGGCACACCCACCCAATTGGTCAGAACATCATTGTTCTTTCCGGCCTTGGTATCTATGAGGCGGAGGGGGAGCCTGCGCGTTTGCTTGAGCCGGGTGATGTGGTGTTCGCAGCCGCTGGGGTACGCCATTGGCATGGAGCAGTTGTTGATGAACCGATGACGCACGTTGTGGTTAATCTCAAGGGCATTGATGGCGAGACTGTCGATTGGGCGGAGCCGGTTGCAGATACCCACTTCCGCAGCGTGAGTACAGCGCTTCAAGAATAA
- a CDS encoding glutamine synthetase family protein — protein sequence MNSEQEFVLSSIEERDIRFIRLWFTDILGHLKSVVVAPAELESALEEGIGFDGSAIEGYARISEADTIARPDPSTFQVLPLEGGVSKLQAARLFCDVTMPDGQPSFSDPRQVLRRQVQLAADEGLTCMISPEIEFFLVQSLRTNGLPPVPTDNGGYFDQATFNEAPNFRRNAMVALEELGIPVEFSHHETAPGQQEIDLRHADALTMADNIMTFRYIMKQVARDQGVGATFMPKPFQEHAGSAMHTHMSLFEGDTNAFHDPDDQFMLSKTAKQFIAGILHHAPEFTAVTNQWVNSYKRIVYGNEAPTAATWGVSNRSALVRVPTYRLNKEESRRVEVRLPDSACNPYLAFSVMLGAGLKGIKEGYELDDPAEDDISNLSFRERRAMGYSDLPNSLDQALRQMEKSELVADILGEHVFEYFLRNKWREWRDYQEQITPWELRNNLDY from the coding sequence ATGAACAGTGAACAAGAATTTGTACTCAGCTCTATCGAAGAACGAGACATTAGATTTATCCGCCTGTGGTTTACAGATATTCTTGGTCATCTCAAGTCTGTGGTCGTGGCACCTGCAGAATTAGAATCTGCTTTAGAAGAAGGTATTGGCTTCGATGGTTCAGCCATTGAAGGCTATGCACGCATCTCGGAGGCAGACACAATTGCACGTCCTGATCCTTCGACATTTCAGGTGCTGCCGTTAGAAGGCGGAGTATCAAAGCTTCAGGCAGCACGGCTTTTCTGTGATGTCACGATGCCAGATGGGCAGCCTTCTTTCTCGGATCCACGGCAGGTACTACGCCGTCAGGTGCAATTAGCAGCTGATGAAGGCCTGACCTGCATGATCTCCCCTGAGATTGAGTTCTTCTTGGTACAAAGCTTGCGTACCAATGGTCTTCCACCAGTTCCAACAGATAACGGTGGATATTTTGACCAAGCTACATTCAATGAGGCGCCGAATTTTCGTCGTAACGCAATGGTTGCACTCGAAGAACTGGGCATTCCTGTCGAGTTTTCTCACCATGAAACAGCTCCTGGTCAGCAAGAGATCGATTTGCGTCACGCCGATGCACTCACCATGGCAGATAACATCATGACGTTTAGGTACATCATGAAACAGGTCGCCAGGGATCAAGGCGTTGGCGCAACTTTTATGCCGAAACCTTTCCAAGAACATGCTGGATCTGCCATGCATACCCACATGTCTTTGTTCGAAGGAGACACCAACGCGTTCCATGATCCGGATGATCAGTTCATGTTGTCCAAAACTGCGAAGCAATTCATCGCAGGTATTTTGCACCACGCACCGGAATTTACTGCTGTTACTAACCAATGGGTCAATTCCTATAAACGCATTGTGTATGGCAATGAAGCTCCCACTGCTGCAACGTGGGGTGTGTCCAACCGATCAGCTCTTGTCCGTGTTCCGACGTACCGCTTGAACAAAGAAGAATCGCGCCGGGTGGAAGTACGACTTCCTGATAGCGCGTGTAATCCTTATTTGGCTTTTTCTGTGATGCTGGGAGCAGGGCTTAAAGGTATTAAGGAAGGCTATGAGCTGGATGATCCTGCTGAGGATGATATCTCCAACTTAAGTTTTAGAGAACGTCGTGCGATGGGCTATAGCGATCTGCCTAACAGCTTGGATCAAGCACTTCGTCAAATGGAGAAATCTGAGCTTGTTGCCGATATTTTGGGTGAGCATGTTTTTGAGTATTTCTTGCGGAATAAATGGCGTGAATGGCGTGATTACCAGGAGCAGATTACTCCATGGGAACTTCGAAACAACCTTGATTACTAG
- a CDS encoding bifunctional [glutamine synthetase] adenylyltransferase/[glutamine synthetase]-adenylyl-L-tyrosine phosphorylase: MSEPLRSDRKVVGFVRDPLPKVGSLSLKSEHAQADLELLGWRNVESVDLLWALSGAGDPDVALNLLVRLYQALDAEGEAERAELDQAIRSDQKLQIRLIALLGGSSAVGDHLVANPQQWKMLKQDAPSRAEMFQVLLQSVEAIPAETQIEDYPQAHNSASEDLTTPGAYLAGIAGQEAERILKWTYRTLLTRIAAHDLAGTYPTDARRKGAEPVPFSTVARQLSDLADAALTAALAVAIANVYGEKPVDAALSIIAMGKCGAQELNYISDVDVVFVAEPANSKATRTAAELIRIGSNSFFEVDAALRPEGKSGALVRSLDSHVAYYKRWAETWEFQALLKARPMTGDIDLGSSYIDALSPMIWKASQRDSFVTDVQAMRRRVLDNVPKDLRDRELKLGRGGLRDVEFAVQLLQMVHGRIDESLRVRSTVNALHVLVDQGYVGREDGHNLIESYEFLRLLEHRLQLERIKRTHLLPKPDDRRNMRWLARASGFTGSREQSSARAMERHLKKVRLQIQSLHSQLFYRPLLNSVVNLSADAIRLSPDAAKLQLAALGYLHPDRAYEHLTALASGASRKAKIQAMLLPTLMEWLSQTAEPDAGLLNYRKLSDAAYDRVWFLRMLRDEGVVGQRLMRILGNSPYISELIISTPDFVKQLGDAASGPKLLATAPTQVSKAIKATVSRHESPDRAIQAARSLRRQELARIASADLLDMLSVQEVCHSLSLVWDAVLDAALDAEIRAALNDPAKPDQPQANISVIGMGRLGGAELGYGSDADVMFVCEPVAGVEEHTAITWSIAICDSMRARLAKPSGDPPLEVDLGLRPEGRSGAIVRTVGSYVKYYEKWGETWEIQALLRAAWVAGDRELGIKFLRAVDRFRYPDDGATQTQLREVRRMKARVDNERLPRGADRNTHTKLGRGALSDIEWTVQLLTMMHAHEIPELHNTSTLEVLEVLEQHHIISPVQVQTLREAWLTATAARNALVLVRGKRQDQLPTPGPQLAQVAGASGWDPTEYQEYLENYLKVTRKSRQIVDEIFWGVDSMEQQEF, from the coding sequence ATGTCTGAACCACTGCGAAGTGATCGTAAAGTAGTCGGCTTTGTCAGAGATCCGTTGCCAAAAGTGGGTTCACTGTCTCTCAAATCAGAGCATGCTCAAGCAGATCTTGAATTATTGGGATGGCGTAACGTTGAATCAGTAGATTTGCTGTGGGCACTATCTGGTGCTGGTGATCCTGATGTAGCGCTTAACTTGTTGGTTCGGCTCTATCAAGCACTTGACGCAGAAGGCGAAGCTGAAAGAGCAGAGCTTGATCAGGCTATTCGTAGCGATCAAAAACTACAGATTCGGCTGATTGCATTGTTGGGTGGATCTTCTGCAGTGGGAGACCACCTGGTTGCCAATCCACAGCAGTGGAAAATGCTGAAGCAGGACGCTCCTAGCAGGGCAGAAATGTTTCAGGTATTGCTGCAGTCCGTCGAGGCCATACCTGCAGAAACGCAGATTGAAGATTATCCGCAGGCTCACAATAGTGCTTCCGAGGATCTGACTACTCCTGGTGCTTATCTCGCAGGAATTGCAGGCCAAGAAGCTGAGCGTATTCTCAAATGGACATACCGCACATTATTGACTCGCATCGCTGCTCATGATTTAGCTGGTACCTATCCCACAGATGCACGTCGAAAAGGCGCGGAACCTGTTCCTTTTAGCACTGTTGCCCGGCAGCTTAGTGATTTGGCAGATGCTGCGTTAACTGCAGCTTTAGCAGTGGCAATTGCCAATGTATATGGCGAAAAACCGGTTGATGCTGCACTTTCTATCATCGCAATGGGCAAATGTGGCGCACAAGAATTGAACTACATCTCAGATGTGGATGTGGTTTTTGTTGCTGAGCCCGCAAATTCTAAAGCAACACGTACTGCAGCTGAATTGATCCGTATTGGTAGTAACTCTTTCTTCGAAGTGGATGCGGCTTTACGTCCAGAAGGAAAAAGCGGTGCGTTGGTTCGCTCGCTGGATTCTCATGTGGCTTATTACAAGCGTTGGGCTGAGACATGGGAGTTTCAGGCTTTGCTGAAAGCACGGCCGATGACGGGCGATATCGATCTTGGTAGCTCTTATATTGATGCGCTTTCCCCCATGATTTGGAAGGCTAGCCAGCGAGATTCCTTTGTGACAGATGTTCAGGCGATGCGTCGAAGGGTCCTGGATAATGTTCCCAAGGATTTACGCGACCGTGAGCTTAAGCTTGGTCGTGGTGGCTTAAGAGATGTGGAATTTGCTGTTCAGCTTCTCCAAATGGTTCATGGGCGCATTGATGAATCTTTGCGAGTGCGCTCGACGGTTAACGCACTGCATGTCTTGGTGGATCAGGGATATGTAGGCCGTGAAGATGGCCATAATTTGATTGAATCCTATGAGTTTTTGCGCCTGTTGGAGCATCGTCTTCAATTGGAAAGAATCAAGCGTACGCATCTGCTTCCGAAACCTGATGATCGCAGGAATATGCGCTGGCTTGCTCGTGCCTCTGGTTTTACCGGATCGAGGGAACAGAGCTCAGCACGTGCGATGGAACGGCATTTAAAAAAAGTTCGACTGCAGATTCAATCTCTGCATAGTCAGCTGTTTTACCGGCCATTGCTGAACTCTGTGGTCAATTTGAGTGCAGATGCCATTAGGTTGTCGCCGGATGCGGCGAAACTTCAGCTTGCCGCATTGGGCTACCTCCATCCAGATCGTGCTTATGAGCATTTGACTGCGCTGGCGTCTGGCGCGAGCCGTAAAGCCAAGATCCAAGCGATGCTGTTGCCTACGTTGATGGAATGGCTCTCTCAAACAGCTGAACCGGATGCTGGATTATTAAACTATCGCAAGCTTTCTGATGCAGCTTATGATCGCGTGTGGTTTTTGCGCATGCTGCGTGATGAAGGCGTAGTTGGGCAACGTTTGATGCGTATTTTGGGCAATTCTCCCTATATTTCTGAGCTGATTATCTCCACCCCTGATTTTGTGAAACAGCTGGGTGATGCGGCTTCGGGGCCTAAATTGTTAGCGACAGCCCCTACCCAGGTCAGCAAAGCAATCAAGGCCACGGTGTCACGGCATGAGTCTCCCGATCGTGCGATTCAAGCAGCTCGGTCCTTGCGCAGGCAAGAACTAGCCAGAATTGCTTCTGCAGATCTGCTCGATATGTTGAGTGTGCAAGAAGTCTGCCACAGTCTGTCTTTGGTGTGGGATGCAGTGCTTGATGCCGCTCTTGATGCAGAGATTCGGGCTGCTTTGAATGATCCTGCGAAACCAGATCAACCGCAGGCAAATATTTCCGTCATTGGTATGGGCCGATTGGGTGGTGCCGAGCTGGGTTATGGTTCTGATGCTGATGTGATGTTTGTGTGTGAACCAGTGGCCGGAGTAGAAGAACATACTGCTATTACATGGTCTATTGCTATCTGTGATTCCATGCGTGCACGATTGGCTAAGCCATCAGGAGACCCGCCGTTGGAAGTGGATCTTGGATTACGCCCTGAGGGCCGTTCAGGTGCGATTGTGCGTACCGTGGGTTCTTATGTGAAGTATTACGAAAAGTGGGGTGAAACATGGGAAATCCAGGCGCTTTTGCGGGCAGCTTGGGTGGCTGGTGACCGAGAACTAGGTATTAAATTTCTCAGAGCGGTGGACCGTTTTAGATATCCAGACGACGGTGCAACTCAGACTCAGTTGCGTGAGGTTCGACGCATGAAAGCACGCGTGGACAATGAACGTTTGCCTCGTGGTGCGGATCGAAATACTCACACCAAATTGGGCAGGGGAGCGCTCTCAGATATTGAATGGACTGTGCAGTTACTCACGATGATGCATGCTCATGAGATCCCGGAACTGCACAACACGTCTACGTTGGAAGTGCTGGAAGTGCTGGAGCAGCATCACATTATTAGTCCTGTGCAGGTGCAAACGCTCCGGGAAGCTTGGTTGACTGCGACAGCTGCCCGAAATGCTCTGGTCCTGGTTCGGGGTAAGCGACAAGATCAATTACCGACACCTGGTCCGCAGCTTGCACAGGTGGCGGGTGCCTCAGGGTGGGATCCCACTGAGTATCAGGAATATTTGGAAAATTATCTTAAAGTAACCAGAAAGAGTCGTCAGATTGTAGACGAGATTTTCTGGGGCGTGGATTCTATGGAGCAGCAAGAATTCTAA
- a CDS encoding RidA family protein: MSNDHPYSPAKRVGNFIFVSGALSVDKDYQPVEGRKSAVDAALDRMRERLATAGGELKDVVKLTYFVTDISLREECNEQFREHFLEGRPARSFVGAAELPYGATVEIDAIAMLED; the protein is encoded by the coding sequence ATGTCGAACGATCACCCATATTCCCCAGCAAAACGGGTTGGAAATTTCATCTTTGTTTCTGGAGCATTATCAGTTGATAAAGACTATCAACCCGTTGAAGGCCGAAAAAGCGCAGTCGATGCAGCCCTTGATCGAATGCGTGAACGCCTCGCCACCGCTGGCGGTGAACTCAAAGATGTCGTGAAACTGACCTATTTTGTCACCGATATCAGCCTCCGCGAAGAATGCAATGAGCAATTCCGCGAGCATTTCTTAGAAGGTCGCCCGGCGCGATCTTTTGTTGGAGCTGCTGAGCTTCCCTATGGCGCAACTGTAGAAATTGATGCGATCGCGATGCTCGAGGACTAG